One part of the Arachidicoccus terrestris genome encodes these proteins:
- a CDS encoding gamma-glutamyltransferase family protein encodes MQGNKNRHIACNAVNYKPIWLSIVFILFFSFLSKAQQPVHFRTEKPSLYGKHWMAITGKPLSAEAGAMIFQQGGNAVDAACAMLAAGCTMWDVLSWGGETQALIYNPHTKKVIAINAMGVAPTGATPAFFKSKGYNFPPEYGPLAAVTPGTPGGLCYMLAKYGTLSLKQVLAPAMEMAAGYAMDAQTAGSIERNKKRLKQWTYSRAVFLPHLGEQREGPAPGEIFIQKDLLETLRKMVEAETDALAAGKSREQAIMAAYDRFYKGDIAREFVRGVQQQGGLITMEDLAGWHPVEEEPLHTSYKGIDVYKLQPWSQGPALLECLNILENFDLKKMGYNSVQYIHTIYQAMNLAFADRDFYYGDPRYQPSVPIKGLLSKDYAKQQAARINPHHNDAHAAPGDPYPFQHESNPFADLLKKRIATFDSSATTPKATDRFVPVHDAVSYNSSQQGVVDSLYLDRLWRGTTSIEAADKEGWVVSVTPSGGWIPAVIAGHTGVGLSQRMQSFVLDSLIDPFNVVAPGKRPRVTLTPSMALKDHQPYLSFAVQGGDTQEQNQLQFFLNMVEFGMTVQEATEASNINSNQLWLSLGGTQLTDRKPRPGQILLDKKTPQKYLETLKSMGYAPSLGSRTSGPLNAIFIDREHGSIWGGSSDNGEDYGIGW; translated from the coding sequence ATGCAAGGAAATAAAAATCGACATATCGCCTGTAATGCTGTCAATTATAAACCGATATGGCTCTCTATTGTCTTTATCCTCTTTTTTTCTTTTTTATCCAAAGCACAGCAACCGGTACATTTCAGAACAGAGAAACCCTCCCTATATGGCAAACACTGGATGGCTATTACAGGAAAACCCTTATCAGCAGAAGCAGGTGCCATGATTTTTCAGCAAGGCGGCAATGCAGTGGACGCCGCTTGTGCCATGCTGGCAGCGGGTTGCACCATGTGGGATGTACTGAGCTGGGGCGGCGAAACCCAGGCCTTAATCTATAACCCTCATACTAAAAAAGTAATTGCCATCAATGCGATGGGAGTAGCGCCTACCGGAGCCACTCCTGCATTTTTTAAAAGCAAGGGCTATAACTTTCCACCCGAATACGGCCCGCTGGCAGCGGTAACGCCGGGGACACCCGGCGGCTTATGCTATATGCTGGCTAAATACGGTACTTTAAGCCTCAAGCAAGTCTTAGCCCCTGCCATGGAAATGGCAGCCGGTTATGCTATGGACGCACAAACGGCCGGCAGCATCGAACGCAATAAAAAACGCTTGAAACAGTGGACATATAGTAGGGCCGTCTTTTTACCGCATTTAGGTGAGCAACGTGAAGGGCCGGCACCTGGTGAGATCTTTATTCAGAAAGACCTCCTGGAAACACTAAGAAAAATGGTTGAAGCAGAGACAGACGCCCTGGCAGCGGGCAAATCCCGTGAACAGGCGATTATGGCTGCTTATGACCGCTTTTACAAAGGAGATATTGCAAGAGAATTTGTCCGTGGCGTTCAGCAGCAGGGAGGTTTGATTACAATGGAGGATTTGGCCGGATGGCATCCTGTTGAAGAGGAGCCGCTACACACAAGCTATAAAGGCATCGACGTATATAAACTCCAACCCTGGTCACAGGGTCCCGCCTTGCTTGAATGTCTCAATATATTAGAGAATTTCGATCTTAAAAAAATGGGATATAATTCTGTACAATATATACATACGATCTATCAGGCCATGAACCTCGCTTTCGCAGATAGGGACTTTTACTATGGTGATCCCCGGTACCAGCCCAGCGTACCCATCAAAGGGCTGTTGAGTAAGGACTATGCTAAGCAACAGGCAGCCAGGATAAACCCTCATCACAATGATGCCCATGCAGCGCCAGGTGATCCCTACCCTTTTCAGCATGAAAGCAATCCCTTTGCCGATTTACTTAAAAAGAGGATAGCGACCTTTGACTCTTCCGCCACTACCCCCAAAGCGACGGACAGATTCGTGCCTGTCCATGACGCCGTTTCCTATAACAGCTCTCAACAAGGCGTCGTTGACAGCTTATACCTGGACCGGTTATGGAGGGGAACAACCAGTATTGAAGCAGCGGACAAAGAAGGATGGGTGGTTTCGGTTACACCCAGCGGCGGCTGGATTCCGGCTGTTATTGCCGGTCACACAGGTGTGGGGCTCAGCCAGCGGATGCAAAGCTTTGTACTGGACAGCCTGATAGATCCGTTTAATGTCGTTGCCCCCGGCAAACGCCCAAGAGTCACGCTTACACCGTCTATGGCGCTTAAGGATCATCAACCCTATCTGTCCTTTGCGGTCCAGGGAGGTGATACACAGGAGCAAAATCAGTTACAGTTTTTTCTGAATATGGTGGAATTTGGCATGACCGTTCAAGAGGCGACAGAAGCGTCCAACATTAACAGCAATCAACTTTGGTTGTCCCTGGGTGGCACTCAACTAACAGACCGCAAGCCTAGGCCCGGGCAGATTCTGCTGGATAAAAAAACACCCCAAAAGTATCTTGAAACTTTGAAAAGCATGGGATATGCGCCGTCTTTAGGCAGCCGGACCAGCGGACCCTTGAATGCGATATTTATAGATAGAGAACATGGCAGCATATGGGGCGGCAGCAGTGATAATGGTGAGGACTATGGAATCGGCTGGTAG
- a CDS encoding aldo/keto reductase, giving the protein MSNKRGLVEAFIVATHLIFTIMIEPEMPGIVFGTSGLGNLYKVLSERSKIEIIGECIKHSPETPFFDTAGKYGAGLALESLGIGLKAAGVNPDEVVISNKLGWLQTNLSTVEPTFEPGVWKDLKHDAIQQISYEGILACYHQGNRLLNGYKAEWVSVHDPDEYLYASNDDTEKRYHDIMEAYRALYELKEAGKVKAVGVGAKDWRVIQKISSDVRLDWIMIANSMTIHSHPAELVRFMEQMQEQGVVIINSAIFNGGFLTGLDYYNYKPVSPASSPELYHWRESMYAICEKFHVRPEVVCVAFGQKAPGVKSIALNTTNVHRVQKNIEMIKLSVPQALWAALVSEGLMDASYAQQYLLD; this is encoded by the coding sequence ATGTCGAATAAGCGCGGACTTGTTGAAGCGTTCATTGTTGCAACACATTTAATATTTACGATTATGATTGAACCTGAGATGCCGGGCATTGTATTCGGGACAAGCGGTTTAGGCAATTTATATAAGGTTTTATCTGAGCGAAGCAAAATAGAGATTATTGGCGAGTGTATCAAGCACAGCCCTGAAACACCTTTTTTTGATACGGCTGGAAAATATGGAGCGGGACTGGCCCTCGAATCATTAGGTATAGGCTTGAAGGCTGCGGGCGTTAACCCTGATGAAGTTGTCATCAGTAATAAACTGGGATGGCTGCAAACAAACTTAAGCACCGTCGAACCGACATTTGAACCAGGCGTATGGAAAGACCTAAAGCATGACGCCATTCAACAAATTAGCTACGAGGGTATACTGGCATGTTATCACCAGGGAAATAGATTATTGAATGGTTATAAGGCAGAGTGGGTGTCGGTGCATGATCCCGACGAGTATTTGTATGCATCAAACGACGATACAGAAAAACGTTATCATGATATAATGGAAGCGTACCGGGCCCTTTATGAACTGAAAGAGGCCGGAAAGGTAAAGGCCGTTGGTGTCGGTGCTAAAGACTGGAGGGTTATCCAGAAAATCAGCAGTGATGTCAGGCTGGACTGGATTATGATCGCTAACAGTATGACAATTCACAGTCATCCGGCTGAGTTAGTACGATTTATGGAGCAAATGCAGGAACAAGGTGTGGTGATTATCAATTCTGCCATATTCAACGGAGGCTTTCTCACAGGCCTGGATTACTATAATTATAAACCGGTTTCACCGGCATCGAGCCCTGAGCTTTATCATTGGCGTGAAAGTATGTATGCGATTTGCGAAAAGTTTCATGTCCGGCCAGAAGTTGTCTGTGTTGCATTTGGTCAAAAAGCGCCGGGTGTAAAAAGCATTGCATTAAATACGACAAACGTACACCGCGTTCAAAAAAATATCGAAATGATTAAGTTGAGCGTGCCGCAAGCGCTATGGGCTGCTCTTGTTTCCGAGGGACTAATGGATGCATCCTATGCACAACAATACCTTTTAGATTAA